In the Malassezia vespertilionis chromosome 3, complete sequence genome, one interval contains:
- a CDS encoding uncharacterized protein (EggNog:ENOG503PJSI; COG:S): MPASPPVAFLTLVRHAQSEANAQRVLQGITDAPLSRNGVQQVQRLEAAWRPCDEAANSFGLPQPHLIVASPIGRARKTSDAIAQGCSIAVSDDTGTTYASRVASVPAPTEALEATVLLDAGLSERHFGKAEGTRQGKPVDGFPCVTKERGDTQASFTKRVALASQKWIQWLVAYAAHCAGQQSSTFEKRARSDDDNVPHLVLVSHGQWINAFLSIHAPHLRRGADAFYIRSENTGLFTLAVHLDETKTPYLRVIKQNETSHLDGLLPPRKKARGAQSTTLTTLWHPAPRGNMQGEQTRK; encoded by the coding sequence ATGCCTGCTTCGCCGCCCGTCGCGTTCCTCACATTGGTCAGGCATGCCCAGTCAGAAGCAAATGCGCAGCGGGTATTGCAAGGAATCACCGATGCACCGCTTTCGCGCAATGGCGTGCAGCAGGTGCAACGACTCGAGGCGGCATGGCGTCCCTGCGACGAGGCGGCGAACAGTTTCGGTCTTCCGCAGCCGCATTTGATTGTTGCGAGCCCGATAGGCCGTGCCCGTAAGACTTCTGATGCCATTGCACAGGGGTGCTCGATTGCTGTATCTGATGATACAGGAACGACGtatgcgtcgcgcgtcgcgtcggTGCCTGCGCCTACAGAAGCGCTAGAAGCCACGGTCCTGCTGGATGCTGGCCTCTCGGAGCGGCATTTCGGCAAGGCAGAAGGCACGCGGCAAGGAAAGCCTGTGGATGGTTTTCCATGCGTGAccaaagagcgcggcgataCCCAAGCCAGCTTCAcaaagcgcgtcgcgctcgcgagTCAAAAGTGGATACAGTGGCTCGttgcgtacgcagcgcactgcgctggCCAGCAGAGCTCTACCTTTGAGAAACGCGCCCGGTCAGACGACGATAATGTCCCCCACCTTGTGCTTGTCTCGCACGGGCAATGGATCAATGCATTTCTCAgcatccatgcgccgcatctgcgccgcggcgcagatgcaTTCTATATACGGAGCGAAAACACGGGACTTTTTACACTCGCCGTGCACCTTGACGAAACTAAAACGCCCTACCTGCGTGTGATCAAACAGAACGAGACAAGCCATCTGGACGGCctgctgccgccgcgcaaaaaagcgcgcggcgcacagtCCACCACCCTCACCACGTTGTGGCACCCAGCGCCACGGGGAAATATGCAGGGCGAACAAACGCGGAAATAA
- the DGA1 gene encoding 2-acylglycerol O-acyltransferase (TransMembrane:2 (i39-57o63-88i); EggNog:ENOG503NX4Z; BUSCO:EOG09261G92; COG:I), producing MQSRAEVVASSDAARRESAVPENTDYGRVRKIMRMDEQIPLFWHPLRTAGVLLWAVMPFAFMGFFFVLCTIRMLWVVIIPYLLWILMIDDAPNIGKRRLQWLRSSAPFRWMRSYFPISLVKSVDLDPNRSYLFAYHPHGIIGFGAVTSFATEACGFGKMFPGITMHVLTLASNFNMPLYREILLGLGFCSVAKVACERILRKGPGNAILIVVGGAQESLNSRPGELNLTLKRRFGFVRVAIRTGYVPHHAHHSSDLVPVLAFGENDIYMQAENNSGSWLYWFQQKFKSIFMFTIPLIVGRGVMPQHYGIFPYMRPIHVVVGRPIQVPHLANPKNEVVAEVHAQYIRALQGLYDEYKDIYAADRISELRFSE from the exons ATGCAGAGTCGGGCCGAAGTGGTTGCAAGCTcggatgcggcgcgtaGAGAGAGCGCCGTGCCGGAAAATACGGATTATGGACGTGTTCGGAAGATCATGCGTATGGATGAGCAGATCCCTTTGTTCTGGCATCCCCTGCGCACTGCCGGTGTGCTTTTATGGGCCGTCATGCCGTTTGCATTCATGGGTTTCTTCTTCGTGTTGTG CACGATTCGTATGTTATGGGTAGTTATTATCCCCTATCTGCTGTGGATTTTGATGATTGACGACGCACCGAATATCGGGAAGAGACGATTGCAATGGCTGCGGTCCAGTGCGCCATTCCGCTGGATGCGATCCTACTTCCCGATTTCTTTGGTAAAGTCGGTCGATTTGGATCCGAATCGCAGCTACCTGTTTGCCTACCATCCGCATGGGATTATCGGGTTCGGCGCTGTGACTTCGTTCGCCACAGAAGCCTGCGGGTTCGGCAAGATGTTTCCGGGCATCACGATGCATGTGCTCACCCTTGCATCCAATTTTAATATGCCGCTGTACCGCGAGATTTTACTCGGATTGGGATTCTGCTCTGTGGCCAAGGTAGCGTGCGAAAGAATCTTGCGGAAAGGGCCCGGGAACGCCATTTTAATTgtcgtcggcggcgcacaagaAAGTTTGAATTCGCGTCCGGGAGAGCTGAACCTGACACtgaagcgccgctttggTTTTGTTCGTGTCGCGATACGAACTGGGTACGTACCGCACCATGCTCACCACAGCTCCGACCTCGTTCCCGTCCTAGCCTTTGGCGAGAATGATATTTACATGCAGGCCGAGAACAACAGCGGAAGCTGGCTCTACTGGTTTCAACAGAAATTCAAATCTATTTTCATGTTCACCATTCCCCTTATTGTCGGTCGCGGTGTGATGCCGCAGCACTATGGAATCTTCCCCTATATGCGACCCATCCATGTTGTGGTCGGAAGGCCCATCCAGGTACCGCATTTGGCAAACCCAAAGAATGAAGTTGTTGCCGAGGTGCACGCGCAATATATACGTGCGCTACAAGGCCTCTACGACGAGTACAAAGACATCTACGCTGCCGACCGCATCTCGGAGCTGCGCTTTTCGGAATAG
- a CDS encoding uncharacterized protein (EggNog:ENOG503NW4R; BUSCO:EOG09260WU6; COG:B; COG:D) has translation MQPFRAPQGAPAGMRGMRDAGDGRTTSSNMGRRIVSKGLARTQQRAAELGTMPALEVDTTSFEEWMKMATDNKINAANTWSFALIDYFHDMSLLRNDSGDGSINFQKASCTLDGCVKVWTSRVDSVMAETGRLLSGLQDEEEGAQDRADEEQAADDGDESDAAVGRTSKRRRAKETTLASSFAQLQAKRFDLEFSVDPLFKKTSADFDEGGAGGLLMNHLHVDDGMKVVFDASDVAAVVEDSAAESEVAEEACDATAEQAVDIDALRNILLLAAAHTDPAQANQTLEAILQSRILCPSISTFRFSDDNDAQLPSMPTDEHAEMASFELDMDDGMPLHEEEEDFFDGHAAIDDAPEFDVAFMHNTDLAHDDPPSTAPQGHDMLFDYFDNRMKKNWAGPEHWKMARINFAALQKERGPAASVPTEEKPKARRKEALVIDFFSNDAAQSANALFAASATPASIKMPKAAQNNTATHLLPDDQHYNSKRLLRLFLKPKAAILLQNRHVLREPSAFGDEWADACDDAAFQTDLFQENDPYDDVLAPPPFAQDEYDLEDGIDPLRKVRPEYVEYAKRAKQLDVKRLKDNIWRQLQPEDTPPQDVPFGAVLNGLGQLYPKPRLEEISTSFCFICLLHLANEEGLAIDVHAAQDASLQEAVALDDDESDEAKVGRIDQLYVSHDASL, from the exons ATGCAGCCGTTTCGGGCGCCACAGGGAGCGCCGGCGGggatgcgcggcatgcgcgatgcaggtGACGGGCGTACGACGTCGTCCAACATGGGGCGGCGTATTGTATCTAAAggtcttgcgcgcacgcagcagcgcgctgcggagcTTGGCACGATGCCGGCGCTCGAAGTCGACACCACGAGCTTTGAAGAGTGGATGAAGATGGCGACAGACAAT AAAATCAATGCTGCGAATACGTGGTCTTTTGCGCTGATCGACTACTTCCACGACatgtcgctgctgcgcaacgacTCTGGCGACGGCTCGATTAATTTTCAAAAAGCTTCTTGCACTCTAGACGGGTGTGTCAAGGTCTGGACAAGCCGTGTGGATAGTGTTATGGCGGAGACGGGGCGCCTGTTGAGTGGGCTACaggacgaagaagaaggcGCACAAGACAGAGCTGACGAGGAGCAAGCCGCagacgacggcgacgagAGCGATGCGGCGGTAGGCCGCACgagcaagcggcgccgcgcaaaagagaCCACGCTTGCAAGCAgctttgcgcagctccagGCAAAACGCTTTGACCTCGAGTTTTCCGTGGATCCTCTGTTTAAAAAGACGAGCGCCGATTTTGACGAAGGCGGTGCGGGCGGCCTTTTGATGAATCACTTGCACGTTGACGACGGCATGAAGGTCGTGTTTGACGCATCCGACGTCGCTGCTGTTGTAGAGGACAGCGCTGCGGAAAGCGAGGTGGCTGAGGAAGCGTGCGACGCCACTGCCGAACAAGCCGTGGACAtcgacgcactgcgcaacATACTCTTGCTTGCCGCCGCACACACtgatccagcgcaagcgaaCCAAACGCTTGAAGCAATCCTCCAGTCGCGCATACTGTGCCCGTCGATATCCACGTTCCGCTTTTCGGACGACAacgatgcacagctgccgagcatgccgaCCGACGAGCATGCAGAGATGGCTAGTTTTGAGCTGGATATGGACGACGGGATGCCACTCcacgaggaagaggaagacTTTTTCGACGGACACGCCGCCATCGACGACGCGCCCGAGTTTGACGTGGCCTTCATGCACAATACGGACCTCGCGCATGACGATccgccgagcacggcgccgcagggGCACGATATGCTGTTTGACTACTTTGACAACCGCATGAAGAAGAATTGGGCGGGCCCCGAGCACTGGAAGATGGCGCGGATCaactttgccgcgctgcaaaaagagCGTGGCCCTGCAGCGTCGGTGCCCACGGAAGAAAAGCCCAAGGCTCGGCGCAAGGAAGCGCTCGTGATCGACTTTTTTTCCaacgatgcggcgcaatcgGCAAACGCGCTTTTCGCGGCGAGTGCGACGCCTGCGAGCATCAAAATGCCCAAGGCCGCACAGAACAACACCGCGACGCACCTCTTGCCCGATGACCAACACTACAACTCGAAGCGCCTcttgcgcctctttttGAAACCCAAAGCAGCCATTCTTCTGCAGAACAGGCACGTCTTGCGCGAACCGAGCGCGTTTGGCGACGAGTGGGCCGATGCCTGCGACGACGCCGCATTCCAAACGGATCTTTTCCAAGAAAACGATCCGTACGACGACGTGCTTGCTCCGCCGCCATTTGCACAGGACGAGTATGATTTGGAAGACGGCATTGATCCTCTGCGCAAAGTGCGTCCAGAATATGTCGAGTATGCGAAACGTGCAAAGCAGTTGGATGTGAAGCGCCTCAAAGACAATATTTGGCGGCAGCTCCAGCCCGAGGATACGCCGCCGCAGGATGTACCGTTTGGAGCGGTGTTGAACGGACTTGGGCAGCTGTATCCCAAGCCGCGGTTGGAAGAGATCAGCACCTCGTTTTGTTTCATATGTCTTTTGCATCTCGCCAACGAGGAAGGGCTCGCGATTGATgtccatgcagcgcaggatgcgtcgctgcaaGAGGCCGTAGCACTTGATGACGACGAGAGCGACGAGGCCAAGGTTGGCCGTATAGACCAGCTGTATGTAAGCCACGACGCGTCACTGTAA
- the sec1 gene encoding syntaxin binding protein 1 (COG:U; EggNog:ENOG503NVK8; BUSCO:EOG09261ZJR), whose product MSAKSLQTLVKNRYIHAIQSVQPPTRWKHLVVDSHTMAYLNCVMRMFDILDQNVAQVENIEKRRDPKPDYEAMYLLTSTSQNVDRVIEELAPSASGKQPQFGAGHVFFVDSISDALVEKLTSSAAGPKLRQLVELFVAMWPMEAQTFLLKQPHSLFHLFQPMSTPYSPSMEESLALVQEELDLAAQALLNVCITLNENPHIRYLNPSGEPLGPLSLAAQHDTVEGATVPPPKQECGGLDAIRVGEHFTKQLAFRVQALLDDYAKTGQLLGEPNRPQGVLLITDRTMDTVAPYLHEFTYQAMVNDLLKLEEGTRYKHTYTNAEGEREEVVAELSDEDDIFTAIRHLHIAEAIAHLTNEFQQHMGEAATFSNAGSISGMRDMLASLPHMQSTKEKLSLHLSLAQQCMDRFEKSKLAAQAMVEQNSATGRDPSGAKPRALVEEMVPLLGDAQISNADKVRIIALYILFCEGVHDEDRKRLFQHARLSSSEVGAVNNLVHLGVRTVRDTSGSGFDAIFKRRKRELKPMGPLKGEGEYELSRYQPLIRTMIEEHSMGRLDQSYFPYVKDAPPETAALGSLSRTTSPSISSFSSSASGMATSMLNSAINATGGKDSPFARVGRFDASSTARPSPSGSASLRSAKPTWHQKSRASSVASINTAGGALATSRGPISPETSNPTAQRVIVFMAGGMTYSEIRTAYQVGRRMNTDVYIGSSHIHTPASFMDELRVLGTARQPAPNSPHIQARREAEAAFQRQKAMVEQDKKFKPKVIEPPAYTHMLPPQKRYDLRYATVSEPEPEPEKEKASGKERIAGAFNSFRGQGPDLNAKPQPAAPAPEERVKRRDLSKFKVRGEVLTAESILV is encoded by the exons ATGTCGGCCAAGAGTCTACAGACGCTGGTAAAGAACC GCTATATTCATGCGATCCAGTCGGTCCAGCCGCCAACGCGGTGGAAGCACCTTGTTGTGGACTCCCATACGATGGCGTACCTGAACTGCGTGATGCGCATGTTTGACATTCTGGATCAGAACGTCGCACAAGTGGAAAACATcgaaaagcggcgcgacCCGAAGCCAGACTACGAGGCCATGTACCTGCTCACTTCGACCTCCCAGAATGTAGATCGGGTCATTGAAGAGCTTGCGCCGTCCGCATCTGGAAAGCAGCCGCAGTTCGGTGCGGGTCACGTCTTTTTCGTCGATAGCATCTCCGACGCACTGGTCGAAAAGCTGACCAGCTCGGCAGCAGGCCCCAAGCTGCGCCAGCTGGTGGAGCTGTTTGTCGCAATGTGGC CGATGGAAGCGCAAACATTTTTGCTCAAGCAGCCGCACTCCCTCTTTCACCTCTTCCAGCCCATGTCCACGCCGTATTCGCCCAGCATGGAAGAatcgctcgcgcttgtccAGGAAGAACTGGATTTGGCCGCACAGGCCTTGCTAAACGTGTGTATCACACTGAATGAAAATCCGCACATCCGGTACTTGAACCCCAGCGGCGAGCCGCTCGGCCCTTTGAGCCTagccgcacagcacgatACGGTCGAAGGCGCAACGGTTCCGCCGCCGAAGCAGGAGTGTGGCGGTTTGGATGCGATCCGCGTCGGCGAGCATTTTACCAAGCAGCTTGCCTTCcgcgtgcaggcgctcTTGGACGACTATGCCAAGACGGGACAACTCCTCGGCGAGCCCAACAGGCCGCAAGGTGTGCTGCTTATCACCGACCGTACGATGGATACCGTCGCTCCCTACCTGCACGAATTTACCTACCAGGCCATGGTCAACGACCTGCTCAAGCTTGAAGAGGGGACACGGTACAAGCACACGTACACCAACGCAGAaggcgagcgcgaagaagTGGTGGCCGAGCTcagcgacgaagacgacATCTTCACCGCCATTCGGCACTTGCACATTGCCGAAGCCATAGCGCACCTCACGAACGAATTTCAGCAGCATATGGGCGAGGCCGCGACCTTTTCGAATGCAGGGAGCATCAGTGGGATGCGCGATAtgcttgcgtcgcttcCGCATATGCAGTCGACCAAGGAAAAGTTGTCGCTGCACCTCTCCCTCGCACAGCAGTGCATGGACCGCTTTGAAAAAAgcaagctcgcggcgcaggccatGGTCGAGCAAAACAGCGCAACGGGCCGTGATCCCAGCGGGGCTAaaccgcgcgcgctggtcgaGGAAATGGTGCCGCTTTTGGGCGACGCGCAGATTTCTAACGCAGACAAGGTGCGGATCATTGCGCTGTATATCCTGTTCTGCGAGGGCGTCCACGACGAAGACCGCAAGCGTCTCTTTCAGCATGCACGCCTATCGAGCAGCGAGGTTGGCGCGGTGAACAACTTGGTGCATCTCGGTGTGCGCACAGTGCGCGATACGTCTGGCTCGGGCTTCGACGCGATTTTCAAgaggcgcaagcgcgagctAAAGCCCATGGGGCCGCTCAAAGGCGAGGGCGAGTACGAGCTGAGCCGGTACCAGCCGCTGATCCGGACTATGATCGAGGAGCATAGCATGGGCCGCCTGGACCAGTCCTACTTTCCATATGTAAaggacgcgccgccagaaacagccgcgcttggctccttgtcgcgcacgacatCGCCTAGCATCTCTTCGTTCAGCAGCAGTGCAAGTGGCATGGCCACCTCGATGCTCAACTCGGCGATCAACGCGACGGGCGGAAAAGATTcgccatttgcgcgcgtcggccgCTTCGACGCTTCGAGCACCGCCAGGCCGAGCCCGAGCGGCTCGGCGagtttgcgcagcgccaagccaACCTGGCACCAAAAAAGCCGCGCGAGTTCTGTTGCTTCCATCAACACCGCCGGCGGAGCGCTCGCCACGTCGCGCGGCCCGATTTCCCCGGAGACGAGCAATCcaacggcgcagcgtgtgaTTGTGTTTATGGCTGGCGGTATGACCTACTCGGAAATCCGCACAGCGTACCAGGTTGGGCGGCGTATGAACACGGACGTGTACATCGGCTCGTCCCACATTCATACCCCTGCATCGTTcatggacgagctgcgtgtgcttggAACGGCGCGGCAGCCCGCGCCCAACTCGCCGCAcatccaagcgcggcgcgaggcAGAAGCGGCATTCCAGCGGCAAAAGGCGATGGTGGAGCAGGACAAGAAATTCAAACCCAAGGTTATCGAGCCGCCGGCGTATACACACATGCTGCCGCCGCAGAAGCGCTACGATCTGCGGTACGCGACCGTGTCGGAGCCGGAGCCGGAGCCGGAGAAGGAGAAGGCGAGCGGCAAGGAGCGAATAGCAGGCGCCTTCAATTCTTTCCGTGGTCAGGGGCCGGATTTGAATGCAAAACCGCAGCCGGCAGCACCCGCCCCAGAAGAGCGTGTGAAACGCCGGGATCTGTCCAAGTTCAAGGTACGTGGAGAGGTGCTCACAGCAGAATCCATTCTCGTTTAA
- the PAT1 gene encoding DNA topoisomerase 2-associated protein pat1 (COG:S; BUSCO:EOG09260S3L; EggNog:ENOG503NVWW) has product MSFFGFDTSLPPDAKSARTESDEESALNEKIQRALTASAQEDVEVYTWGESNCDGLGDKLDEANDDFNEDTFGTFAENVSRDFDFGTGAAPTTQKSDKNASAFAASFDDFWSTPSLPVPHSAQPLPKQPGAVRARTLEEIEAELRSKRPANPPPTSAWTQPTQPPNRAMTLEQVEAQLRAQRAHKMPSASQHPHTKQDPPQAPMPPPSSQERPRESPVPAPAANQATHLTHMRALLEACPPSFQSIILALPPPIQFDSLEEFAQRFPNVLRVPGALPLDAKDEQAAIQYLTSQATPRMQAWQAAEEKQRLKAAKLANITRHNGLMSGADKDFITRIQISHLVSPDPYTDDFYAHVFFAVRGGGRNVVLPDANTEEVIEQHKKGDEKRSSRRKLTRHENAMLRMQQQVERLVDSRKKREARGSTLEGALGRVSLVTANKPRQMLQLINDSDAVKQAHTESKPGDAEDAVRAALQGAHLNDAAVRSDAQKRAALTQRETLVILERLYHTVLALEQLRRNPAAEHDYEIVQQQQQLTEKLWTELHVLDPLDISDPHPFVSLLNHVKGKRLLPRALRLLSPEQALTTLTMLIASFQSLDVVRDAALLEQYRAAQLVQQRSNLTVQQALDIQRSIAAFSQSVLYNMINLITDAPLRIVTGMLALLMERNDVLFCAKTKLGTSLLTVLLSRAEALRQAASAAVASDNVPSADELDQWASVFGVLLNRLSANDQLPALFPSTRIKMHLPFGVDLYMAGAFNIPLPGADKQFNLDTEDEPVWNLTALFAIHSNLHQQQVLVQELRDKILSNILAANEARAKGLVADADMRVSNVNLLLHALNLDAAQITL; this is encoded by the coding sequence atgTCGTTCTTTGGATTCGACACTTCGCTGCCGCCCGATGCcaaaagcgcacgcacggaGAGTGACGAAGAAAGCGCTTTGAACGAAAAGatccagcgtgcgctgaCTGCGAGCGCCCAGGAAGATGTCGAAGTGTACACGTGGGGCGAAAGCAACTGCGACGGTCTCGGCGATaagctcgacgaggcgaaCGACGACTTTAACGAGGATACATTTGGCACATTTGCCGAGAATGTAAGCAGAGACTTTGATTTTGGGacgggcgccgcgccgacgacACAAAAGAGCGATAAGAACGCTTCTGCCTTTGCTGCGTCGTTTGACGATTTCTGGAgcacgccgtcgctgcctgtgccgcacagTGCCCAGCCACTCCCCAAGCAGCccggcgctgtgcgtgcCAGGACGCTCGAGGAGATCGAggccgagctgcgcagtAAACGCCCTGCGAATCCCCCGCCGACATCGGCGTGGACGCAGCCTACGCAGCCTCCGAATCGTGCCATGACGCTGGAGCAAGTCGAGGCACAAttgcgtgcacagcgcgcgcataAAATGCCAAGCGCTTCGCAGCACCCTCATACCAAGCAAGATCCTCCGCAagcgcccatgccgcctCCGAGCTCGCAAGAGCGTCCACGTGAGTCGCCCGTGCCTGCTCCCGCCGCCAATCAAGCCACGCATCTTACGCATatgcgtgcgcttcttgAAGCATGCCCGCCGTCGTTCCAATCCATCATCCTCGCGCTCCCTCCCCCGATTCAATTCGATTCTCTCGAAGAgtttgcgcagcgattcCCCAACGTGCTTCGCGTCCCTGGTGCTCTTCCCCTCGACGCGAAAGACGAGCAGGCCGCCATCCAATACCTCACGAGCCAAGCCACGCCGAGGATGCAAGCATGGCAAGCTGCTGAggaaaagcagcgcttAAAAGCGGCCAAACTTGCCAACATTACGCGCCACAATGGGCTCATGTCCGGTGCGGACAAGGACTTTATCACACGTATCCAGATCAGCCACCTGGTTTCGCCCGATCCTTACACGGACGACTTTTATGCGCACGTCTTCTTTGCCGTCCGGGGCGGCGGCCGCAACGTTGTGCTCCCCGACGCCAACACCGAAGAAGTGATTGAGCAGCACAAAAAAGGCGACGAAaagcgcagctcgcgccgcaaactGACGCGCCACGAGAATGCAATGCTCCGTATGCAGCAGCAAGTCGAGCGGCTTGTCGACAGCCGCAAGAAACGCGAAGCACGCGGCTCCACCCTCGAgggcgcgctgggccgcGTAAGTCTTGTCACGGCCAACAAGCCGCGCCAGATGCTCCAGCTCATCAACGACTCGGACGCTGTCAAGCAGGCACACACCGAGAGCAAGCCCGGCGACGCTGAAgacgcggtgcgcgcggcgctgcaaggcgcgcatctcaacgacgctgcggtgcgCTCCGAtgcgcagaagcgcgcggcgttgacgcagcgcgagacgcTTGTcatcctcgagcgcctctACCACACCGTACTTGCtcttgagcagctccgCCGCAATCCCGCCGCGGAGCACGACTACGAGATcgtccagcagcagcagcagctcaCCGAGAAGCTCTGGACGGAGCTGCACGTCCTCGACCCTCTCGACATTTCTGACCCCCACCCTTTTGTCTCCCTGCTCAACCACGTAAAAGGCAAGCGacttttgccgcgcgcgctgcgtctctTGTCGCCCGAGCAGGCTCTTACCACGCTCACAATGCTCATTGCCTCTTTCCAGTCTTTGGAcgttgtgcgcgacgctgcgcttctcGAGCAgtaccgcgccgcgcagctagtccagcagcgcagcaacTTGACTGTACAACAAGCCTTGGATATCCAGCGTAGCATTGCCGCGTTTTCGCAGTCGGTGCTCTATAATATGATCAACCTGATcaccgacgcgccgcttcgtaTCGTTACCGGCATGCTTGCTTTGCTTATGGAGCGCAACGATGTGCTTTTCTGTGCCAAGACCAAACTGGGCACGTCGCTCCTTACCGTCCTCCtctcgcgcgccgaggcgctgcgtcaGGCAGCCTCGGCCGCCGTTGCGTCAGACAatgtgccgagcgccgacgagctcgaccaGTGGGCCAGCGTGTTTGGCGTCCTGCTCAACAGGCTCTCGGCCAACGACCAGCTCCCGGCGCTCTTTCCTTCCACGCGCATCAAAATGCACCTGCCGTTTGGCGTTGATTTGTACATGGCCGGCGCATTCAATATCCCTTTGCCGGGCGCGGATAAGCAGTTCAATTTGGACACCGAGGACGAGCCGGTGTGGAACCTGACGGCCCTGTTCGCAATCCATTCCAACCTGCACCAGCAGCAGGTCTTGGTCCAGGAACTCCGCGACAAGATTCTTTCAAACATTCTCGCGGCCAACGAAGCGCGGGCCAAGGGGCTGGTCGCTGACGCCGACATGCGCGTCAGCAACGTCAATCTGCTCCTCCACGCGCTCAACTTGGACGCTGCACAAATCACACTCTAG